A region from the Vicia villosa cultivar HV-30 ecotype Madison, WI linkage group LG3, Vvil1.0, whole genome shotgun sequence genome encodes:
- the LOC131660401 gene encoding small ribosomal subunit protein eS25y, whose protein sequence is MAPKKEKAPPPSSKPAKSGGGKQKKKKWSKGKQKEKVNNMVLFDQGTYDKLLTEAPKYKLITPSVLSDRLRINGSLARRAIRDLMAKGLIRLVSSHSSQQIYTRATNT, encoded by the exons ATG GCTCCAAAGAAGGAAAAGGCTCCTCCGCCGTCCTCCAAGCCAGCCAAGTCTGGTGGTGGCAAACAGAAGAAGAAG AAGTGGAGCAAGGGTAAGCAGAAGGAGAAGGTGAATAACATGGTGTTGTTTGATCAGGGAACTTATGATAAGCTTCTCACTGAGGCTCCCAAATACAAGCTCATTACTCcttctgttctttctgatcgttTGAGG ATTAATGGATCACTTGCAAGGAGAGCCATAAGAGATTTGATGGCTAAAGGTTTGATCAGGTTGGTATCATCCCACTCCAGCCAACAGATTTACACCAGAGCTACAAACACCTAA